The following are from one region of the Natronosporangium hydrolyticum genome:
- the rpsI gene encoding 30S ribosomal protein S9: protein MATDTATAPTATARARRSASGLIQTVGRRKEAIVRVRIAPGTGKIVCNGRSLEEYFPSKVQQQLIKDPLVLTERVESVDVFANLRGGGTTGQAGALRLAIARALCEVDLEHRPALKKAGFLTRDAREIERKKYGLKKARKAPQYSKR from the coding sequence GTGGCCACCGACACCGCGACCGCCCCGACCGCGACTGCGCGGGCGCGGCGTTCGGCTTCGGGCCTGATCCAGACGGTGGGTCGGCGTAAGGAAGCCATCGTCCGGGTCCGGATCGCTCCCGGCACCGGCAAGATCGTGTGCAACGGCCGGTCGCTGGAGGAGTACTTCCCCAGCAAGGTGCAGCAGCAGCTGATCAAGGATCCGCTGGTGCTGACTGAGCGCGTCGAGTCCGTGGACGTCTTCGCCAACCTGCGAGGTGGCGGGACCACCGGGCAGGCCGGCGCGCTTCGGCTGGCGATCGCGCGGGCGCTCTGCGAGGTGGACTTGGAGCACCGCCCCGCGCTGAAGAAGGCGGGCTTCCTGACCCGGGACGCGCGCGAGATCGAGCGCAAGAAGTACGGCTTGAAGAAGGCGCGGAAGGCGCCTCAGTACTCGAAGCGTTGA
- the glmM gene encoding phosphoglucosamine mutase has protein sequence MLLGVATPHRLFGTDGVRGQANVELTPELALAVAATAAEVLGEATAHRPPVAVVGRDPRASSEMLDAAVVAGLASAGAQVIRVGVLPTPAVALLTSQLDADLGVMISASHNPMPDNGIKIFAAGGQKLPDELEDQIDQAVRAGSGWHRPSGPAIGRITELDDGADRYLTHLTGTVAQPLAGVQVVVDCANGAAAAVAPEAYRRAGAEVYAIHAAPDGHNINDGCGSTAPTSLVETVRARGADLGVALDGDADRLIAVDAAGELVDGDQIMAILALAMRERRELTDDTLVVTVMSNQGLRLAMNQAGIRLVETKVGDRYVLEELRRSGYALGGEQSGHVVMPAYATTGDGVLTGLQLMAQVAATGRPLAELASVVTRLPQVLLNVPVADKRAVASLPPVVAAVAAAEAMLGEAGRVLLRPSGTESLVRVMVEAPTAEQARAIADELAAAVRTASPG, from the coding sequence ATGCTGCTCGGCGTGGCCACTCCGCACCGGTTGTTCGGCACCGACGGGGTGCGCGGGCAGGCCAATGTCGAGCTTACGCCCGAGCTGGCCTTGGCGGTGGCGGCGACCGCCGCCGAGGTGCTCGGCGAGGCGACCGCGCACCGGCCACCCGTTGCGGTGGTCGGGCGCGACCCCCGCGCCAGCAGCGAAATGCTGGACGCGGCGGTGGTTGCGGGGCTGGCCAGCGCGGGCGCGCAGGTGATCCGGGTTGGCGTGCTTCCGACACCGGCGGTGGCGCTGCTGACGTCGCAGCTCGACGCCGACCTCGGCGTGATGATCTCGGCGTCGCATAATCCGATGCCGGACAACGGCATCAAGATCTTTGCTGCGGGTGGGCAGAAGCTCCCCGACGAGCTTGAGGATCAGATCGACCAGGCGGTTCGGGCCGGGTCAGGTTGGCACCGGCCGAGCGGCCCGGCGATCGGCCGGATCACCGAGCTCGACGACGGCGCCGACCGTTACCTCACGCACCTCACTGGGACGGTTGCCCAGCCGTTGGCCGGAGTGCAGGTAGTGGTCGACTGCGCCAACGGCGCGGCGGCGGCGGTCGCCCCCGAGGCGTACCGGCGGGCCGGGGCGGAGGTCTACGCGATCCACGCGGCGCCGGATGGTCACAACATCAACGACGGCTGCGGCTCGACCGCGCCCACCTCCTTGGTGGAGACGGTGCGGGCGCGAGGTGCCGACCTCGGGGTGGCGCTCGACGGCGACGCCGACCGGCTGATCGCAGTGGACGCCGCGGGCGAGCTGGTCGACGGTGACCAGATTATGGCGATTCTGGCGTTGGCGATGCGGGAGCGGCGGGAACTCACCGACGACACCCTGGTGGTCACCGTGATGAGCAACCAGGGGCTCCGGCTGGCTATGAACCAGGCCGGCATCCGGCTCGTGGAGACCAAGGTGGGCGACCGGTATGTGCTCGAAGAGCTGCGCAGATCCGGGTACGCCCTGGGCGGTGAGCAGAGCGGGCATGTGGTGATGCCGGCGTACGCGACGACCGGCGACGGCGTGTTGACCGGGCTGCAGCTGATGGCGCAGGTCGCGGCGACCGGCCGTCCGCTGGCGGAGCTGGCGTCGGTGGTGACCAGGTTGCCGCAGGTGCTGTTGAACGTTCCGGTGGCGGATAAGCGGGCGGTCGCCTCGCTGCCGCCGGTGGTGGCGGCTGTGGCGGCGGCGGAGGCGATGCTGGGTGAGGCTGGCCGGGTGCTGCTGCGCCCGTCCGGGACCGAGTCACTGGTTCGGGTGATGGTGGAGGCTCCCACCGCGGAGCAGGCGCGCGCGATCGCCGACGAACTTGCCGCGGCGGTGCGTACCGCCAGCCCGGGCTAG
- a CDS encoding HAD family hydrolase, producing MTRDLRTVIFDVGGVLLDWDPRYLYRRLLPDEAAVERFLAEVCTPTWNAEVDRGWPWPAAVAERCTAFPDHAELITAYDARWSEMVAGPIEGTVAILQELRGGPGLYALTNFSTPKFAQVRAEYPFLSWFAGIVVSAEERLIKPDPRLYQILFDRHGLDPAAAVYIDDSVANVTTARELGMTGLHFTGPDQLRGDLTQLGLLPARATSITGAARNLA from the coding sequence GTGACTCGTGATCTACGTACGGTGATCTTCGATGTGGGCGGGGTGCTGCTCGACTGGGACCCGCGCTACCTCTACCGGCGGTTGTTGCCGGACGAGGCGGCGGTCGAGCGGTTCTTGGCGGAGGTCTGCACCCCCACCTGGAACGCCGAGGTCGACCGGGGCTGGCCGTGGCCGGCGGCGGTGGCTGAGCGCTGCACCGCCTTTCCGGACCACGCGGAGCTGATCACCGCGTACGACGCGCGATGGTCGGAGATGGTCGCCGGGCCGATCGAGGGCACCGTGGCGATCCTGCAGGAGCTGCGGGGCGGACCGGGCCTGTACGCGTTGACGAATTTCTCCACGCCGAAGTTCGCGCAGGTCCGAGCTGAATACCCGTTTTTGTCATGGTTCGCCGGGATTGTAGTCTCGGCCGAGGAGCGGCTGATCAAGCCGGACCCCCGGCTGTACCAGATCCTGTTCGACCGGCATGGGCTCGATCCGGCCGCAGCGGTCTATATCGACGACTCGGTGGCGAACGTCACGACCGCCCGCGAGCTGGGGATGACCGGGCTGCACTTCACCGGCCCGGACCAGCTTAGAGGGGACCTCACGCAGCTGGGGCTGCTGCCGGCCCGGGCAACTTCAATCACTGGTGCTGCGCGAAACCTGGCCTAA
- the glmS gene encoding glutamine--fructose-6-phosphate transaminase (isomerizing), whose protein sequence is MCGIVGYAGERPALQIALGGLRRLEYRGYDSAGVAVVDGHEVVACKRAGKLANLEQAVAELAAAGADRGLATGATGIGHTRWATHGGPTDRNAHPHLSADGRIAVIHNGIIENFAKLRAELEAAGVELASDTDSECVAHLLSAELAELATADHAEPVAASGELAAAMRRVCRRLEGAFTLLAVDATAPGVVVGARRDSPLVVGRGEGENFLASDVSAFIAHTREAVELGQDQVVVITPAGVEITDFAGRPAKGRDYHIDWDAAAAEKGGYDYFMLKEIAEQPRAVADTLLGRFTEQGWIMLDEVRLSDQDLRDVDKVFIVACGTAYHAGMVAKYAIEHWTRIPCEVELASEFRYRDPVLDRSTLVVAISQSGETMDTLMALRHAKDQKARVLAICNTNGSTIPRESDAVLYTHAGPEVAVASTKAFLTQLVACYLVGLHLAQVRGVKFADEVAAVVSQLQAMPAAVEAVLETMEPVRHLARELAAAGSVLFIGRHVGYPVALEGALKLKELAYMHAEGFAAGELKHGPIALIDQGTPVVCVVPSPVGRGVLHDKMVSNLQEIRARGARTIVIAEEGDEAVTPYADHLVRVPVTPTLLAPLVATVPLQVFACEIAAARGHDVDQPRNLAKSVTVE, encoded by the coding sequence ATGTGCGGAATCGTGGGTTACGCCGGGGAGCGCCCGGCGTTGCAGATCGCGTTGGGTGGCCTTCGTCGGTTGGAGTACCGGGGCTACGACTCGGCGGGGGTGGCGGTGGTCGACGGTCACGAGGTCGTCGCCTGTAAACGAGCCGGGAAGCTGGCGAACCTGGAACAGGCGGTGGCGGAGCTCGCGGCGGCCGGCGCCGACCGTGGGCTGGCCACCGGCGCCACCGGCATCGGCCACACCCGGTGGGCGACCCACGGCGGCCCCACCGACCGTAACGCCCACCCCCACTTGTCCGCGGACGGCCGGATCGCGGTCATCCACAACGGGATCATCGAGAACTTCGCCAAGCTCCGGGCGGAGCTGGAGGCCGCCGGGGTCGAGCTGGCCAGCGACACTGACTCCGAGTGTGTGGCGCACCTGCTCTCGGCCGAGCTCGCCGAGTTGGCGACGGCGGACCACGCCGAGCCAGTCGCCGCGAGCGGTGAGTTGGCGGCTGCGATGCGCCGGGTGTGCCGCCGGTTGGAGGGGGCGTTTACGCTGCTCGCGGTCGACGCCACCGCTCCCGGTGTGGTGGTGGGGGCCCGGCGGGATTCGCCGTTGGTGGTCGGCCGGGGCGAGGGCGAGAACTTCCTCGCCAGCGATGTGTCGGCGTTCATCGCCCACACCCGGGAGGCGGTCGAGCTCGGGCAAGATCAGGTGGTGGTGATCACCCCGGCGGGGGTGGAGATCACCGACTTCGCCGGCCGGCCGGCGAAGGGTCGGGACTACCACATCGATTGGGACGCGGCCGCCGCGGAGAAGGGCGGCTACGACTACTTCATGCTCAAGGAGATCGCCGAGCAGCCCCGGGCGGTCGCGGACACGTTGCTGGGTCGGTTCACCGAGCAGGGGTGGATCATGTTGGACGAGGTCCGCCTCTCCGATCAGGACCTCCGTGACGTGGACAAGGTCTTCATCGTCGCCTGCGGCACCGCCTACCACGCCGGGATGGTCGCCAAGTACGCGATCGAGCACTGGACCCGGATCCCGTGCGAGGTGGAGCTGGCCAGCGAGTTCCGGTACCGGGATCCGGTACTGGACCGGTCCACTCTGGTGGTGGCGATCTCGCAGTCCGGCGAGACCATGGACACGCTGATGGCGTTGCGGCACGCCAAGGACCAGAAGGCGCGGGTGCTGGCGATCTGCAACACCAACGGTTCCACCATTCCGCGCGAGTCCGACGCGGTGCTCTACACCCACGCCGGGCCGGAGGTGGCGGTCGCCTCCACCAAGGCGTTCCTCACCCAGCTGGTCGCCTGCTATCTGGTCGGGCTGCACCTTGCCCAGGTACGCGGGGTCAAGTTCGCCGACGAGGTGGCGGCGGTCGTGTCCCAGCTGCAGGCCATGCCCGCGGCGGTGGAGGCGGTGCTGGAGACGATGGAGCCGGTGCGTCACCTCGCCCGGGAGCTGGCCGCCGCGGGGTCGGTGCTGTTCATCGGCCGGCACGTCGGCTATCCGGTGGCGCTGGAGGGGGCGTTGAAGCTCAAGGAGCTGGCGTACATGCACGCCGAGGGGTTCGCCGCCGGTGAACTCAAGCATGGTCCGATCGCCTTGATCGACCAGGGCACTCCGGTGGTGTGTGTGGTGCCGTCACCGGTGGGTCGGGGGGTGCTCCACGACAAGATGGTCTCGAATCTGCAGGAGATCCGGGCCCGGGGCGCCCGCACCATTGTGATCGCCGAGGAGGGCGACGAGGCGGTCACGCCGTACGCCGATCATCTGGTCCGGGTGCCGGTGACGCCGACCTTGTTGGCACCACTGGTGGCCACGGTGCCGCTGCAGGTCTTCGCCTGTGAGATCGCCGCCGCCCGCGGGCACGACGTGGACCAGCCGCGCAACCTGGCCAAGTCGGTGACGGTCGAGTAG
- a CDS encoding holo-ACP synthase codes for MIVGIGIDVVLVERFADAVARTPLLAERLFTEGERLTDSGNPRSPESLAARFAAKEAVAKALGAPAGMRWHDCEIVADPDGRPWLTVSGTVAAVATERGVKRWHLSLSHDGGIASAVVVAEGSVGMGGDAS; via the coding sequence GTGATCGTCGGGATCGGGATCGATGTGGTGCTTGTGGAGCGGTTCGCCGACGCGGTTGCCCGGACCCCGCTGTTGGCCGAGCGGCTCTTCACCGAGGGTGAGCGACTCACCGACTCCGGCAATCCGCGGTCGCCGGAGTCGTTGGCGGCTCGGTTCGCGGCCAAGGAGGCGGTGGCGAAGGCGTTGGGCGCGCCCGCCGGGATGCGATGGCACGACTGCGAGATCGTCGCCGACCCGGACGGCCGACCGTGGCTGACCGTCTCCGGCACGGTCGCCGCGGTCGCCACCGAGCGGGGGGTAAAGCGGTGGCACCTATCGTTGTCGCACGATGGCGGGATCGCTTCGGCGGTCGTGGTGGCTGAGGGGAGCGTCGGAATGGGAGGCGATGCGAGTTGA